A genomic segment from Roseibium algicola encodes:
- a CDS encoding glycosyltransferase family 4 protein, which yields MTTTPMRIVHCVRSPIGGIFRHIRDLAMCQSEAGHDVGLVCDSNTGSAFDNRLLEELKPRLALGIARFPMQRQLTVQDLTATVSLYKHIRDLKPDILHGHGAKGGAYARLIGSVLRLRGQKAARVYCPHGGSLHYDPNRFEGRVYHTLERLLGRLTDGLIFVSDYEAAAYESKVGHTKARSRIVYNGLTPDEFTPVPVDEAAADFLYIGMLRDLKGPDLFIEALYNIRLKNGTAPKAHIVGEGPDEERYRNMVRKLGLDRAITFHGALPAREAFKLARNVVVPSRAEAMPYIILETVAAERPLIATRVGGIPEIFGRYANRLVEPGHIGKLTTAMEEALADPAKMAQQAKNLRSCLAETFSVDLMNDRITTLYQEIQGIAPTDSSTPAQADSVSAVPRAQTVLARSSNR from the coding sequence ATGACAACGACCCCCATGCGGATCGTGCATTGCGTGCGCTCGCCCATTGGCGGCATTTTCCGCCATATCCGGGATCTGGCCATGTGCCAGTCGGAAGCGGGACACGATGTCGGCCTCGTATGTGACAGCAACACGGGCAGTGCTTTCGACAATCGGCTTCTTGAAGAGCTGAAGCCGAGGCTAGCTCTTGGTATTGCACGCTTTCCCATGCAACGTCAGCTGACCGTACAGGATCTGACGGCAACTGTTTCCCTTTACAAGCACATCCGGGACCTGAAACCCGACATCCTGCATGGACACGGGGCAAAAGGTGGCGCCTATGCGCGCCTGATTGGCAGCGTTCTACGCCTGCGCGGCCAGAAAGCCGCCCGCGTCTATTGCCCTCATGGCGGCAGCCTGCACTATGATCCCAATCGCTTCGAAGGCCGGGTCTACCACACGCTGGAACGGCTTCTTGGCCGCCTGACCGACGGGCTGATCTTTGTGTCCGACTATGAAGCCGCAGCCTACGAAAGCAAGGTCGGTCACACGAAAGCCCGATCGCGCATTGTCTACAACGGGCTGACACCGGACGAATTCACCCCCGTTCCGGTGGATGAAGCAGCCGCCGATTTCCTTTATATCGGAATGCTGCGAGACCTGAAGGGACCGGACCTTTTCATTGAAGCGCTTTACAACATTCGCCTGAAGAACGGCACCGCGCCCAAGGCTCACATCGTTGGTGAAGGCCCGGACGAAGAGCGGTATCGTAACATGGTGAGGAAGCTGGGGCTTGACCGCGCAATCACGTTCCATGGTGCCCTTCCCGCTCGTGAAGCCTTCAAGCTTGCCAGGAACGTCGTTGTTCCATCACGCGCCGAAGCCATGCCCTATATCATCCTGGAGACCGTGGCGGCAGAACGTCCGCTGATTGCAACACGCGTCGGCGGCATTCCGGAAATATTTGGCCGTTATGCCAATCGGCTGGTGGAACCAGGCCATATCGGCAAACTGACCACGGCCATGGAAGAAGCACTCGCAGATCCCGCCAAGATGGCTCAGCAGGCAAAAAACCTGCGCAGCTGCCTTGCAGAGACTTTCTCGGTCGACCTCATGAACGACAGAATCACCACCCTCTACCAGGAAATCCAGGGCATCGCCCCGACCGATAGCTCGACACCGGCCCAAGCTGATAGTGTTTCAGCCGTGCCGCGTGCGCAGACTGTTCTTGCCAGATCGAGCAACCGATAA
- a CDS encoding O-acetylhomoserine aminocarboxypropyltransferase, with amino-acid sequence MSENIPGFSTLAIHAGAAPDPSTGARATPIYQTTSFVFDDVDHAASLFGLQAFGNIYTRITNPTTAVLEERVAALEGGTAALATASGHSAQLLCFHTLMQPGDNIVAANKLYGGSINQLNHSFKSFGWGVKWADPADMSSFEAAIDDRTRAIFIESLANPGGIVVDIEAIAAIAKAKGVPLVVDNTMATPYLCRPIEHGADIVLHSLTKFMGGHGNSMGGIIVDGGSFDWSASGNYPLLSQPRPEYQGIVLHETFGNFAFAIACRVLGLRDLGPAISPFNAFMILTGIETLPLRMQRHSDNAKKVALHLAAHDKVKWVSYAALPEDKHHALQQKYMPKGAGAVFTFGVEGGYDTGVALVSKVELFSHLANIGDTRSLIIHPASTTHRQLSDEQKTAAGAGPDVVRISVGLEDVDDIIADLDQALSG; translated from the coding sequence ATGAGCGAAAATATTCCAGGTTTTTCCACTCTCGCGATTCACGCTGGCGCAGCGCCGGATCCTTCGACAGGCGCGCGGGCGACACCGATTTACCAGACGACCTCGTTCGTTTTCGACGATGTCGATCATGCTGCTTCCCTGTTCGGGCTGCAGGCCTTCGGCAACATTTACACACGCATCACCAATCCGACGACGGCTGTTCTGGAGGAGCGCGTTGCGGCGCTTGAAGGCGGTACCGCCGCACTTGCGACAGCTTCCGGTCATTCGGCTCAGCTTCTGTGCTTCCATACCTTGATGCAGCCCGGCGACAACATCGTCGCAGCAAACAAGCTCTATGGCGGTTCCATCAACCAGCTGAACCACTCCTTCAAGAGCTTCGGTTGGGGCGTGAAGTGGGCCGACCCTGCGGACATGTCGTCCTTCGAAGCGGCGATTGACGACCGCACACGCGCGATCTTCATCGAAAGCCTGGCCAATCCTGGCGGAATCGTTGTCGACATCGAGGCGATTGCGGCAATTGCAAAGGCAAAGGGTGTGCCGCTGGTGGTCGATAACACCATGGCAACGCCATACCTGTGCCGGCCGATCGAACACGGTGCTGATATCGTTCTGCACTCGCTGACCAAATTCATGGGCGGTCACGGCAATTCCATGGGCGGCATCATCGTCGACGGCGGCAGCTTTGACTGGTCTGCCAGCGGCAACTATCCGCTGCTGTCCCAGCCCCGGCCGGAATACCAGGGTATCGTCCTGCACGAGACCTTCGGCAACTTCGCCTTTGCGATTGCCTGCCGTGTGCTTGGTCTGCGCGACCTCGGACCGGCCATCTCGCCCTTCAACGCTTTCATGATCCTGACCGGCATCGAAACCCTGCCGCTGCGCATGCAGCGACACTCGGACAATGCCAAGAAAGTCGCGCTTCACCTCGCAGCCCACGATAAGGTCAAATGGGTGTCCTACGCAGCCCTGCCGGAAGACAAGCACCACGCCCTGCAACAGAAGTACATGCCAAAAGGCGCCGGCGCCGTGTTCACCTTCGGCGTTGAAGGCGGTTATGACACAGGTGTCGCCCTGGTGAGCAAGGTGGAACTGTTCTCGCACCTGGCCAACATCGGTGACACCCGCAGTCTGATCATCCATCCCGCATCCACAACACACCGCCAGCTTTCGGATGAACAGAAGACCGCGGCCGGCGCGGGCCCGGATGTGGTGCGTATTTCGGTCGGCCTGGAAGATGTCGATGACATCATCGCCGATCTCGATCAAGCCCTTTCCGGCTAA
- a CDS encoding polysaccharide biosynthesis/export family protein, giving the protein MRTRALVVLGLCLGLAACSGYRQPPTAFHETLTQPYRLDSSDKLRIIVFGQDDLSNTYVVDQAGYISFPLVGSVAARGKTQQGLASEISAKLRQGYIRDPDVSVEVDTYRPIFVMGEVQNAGQYNYVAGMTVQNAIATAGGFSSRALQSDVDITRQLNGEILNGRVPISDPVRPGDTIYVRERYF; this is encoded by the coding sequence ATGCGAACGAGAGCGCTTGTTGTCCTGGGCTTGTGCCTGGGCCTTGCTGCATGCAGCGGGTACAGACAGCCGCCGACAGCGTTTCACGAAACACTGACCCAGCCTTATCGCTTGGACTCAAGCGATAAGCTGCGCATTATCGTGTTCGGACAGGATGACCTGTCCAATACTTATGTCGTTGATCAAGCAGGATATATTTCCTTTCCGCTGGTCGGCAGCGTCGCCGCGCGCGGCAAGACCCAGCAAGGCCTGGCATCCGAAATTTCGGCCAAGCTGCGTCAGGGCTATATCCGCGATCCGGACGTCTCGGTGGAGGTCGATACCTATCGCCCGATCTTCGTCATGGGTGAAGTGCAAAATGCAGGCCAATATAATTACGTTGCCGGCATGACCGTTCAAAACGCCATCGCAACAGCGGGTGGTTTCAGTTCGCGGGCGCTGCAGTCAGATGTGGATATCACCCGACAGCTCAACGGTGAAATTCTAAACGGCCGTGTGCCCATTTCGGACCCGGTGCGTCCTGGTGATACAATTTACGTCCGTGAGCGTTATTTTTAG
- a CDS encoding GNAT family N-acetyltransferase, translated as MSSTDLELSIFTRLSEAQADWQQLKDVPHSNPYQSPGWLCSWFETVGQSLNCTPVIVVGRCRSQVVFLLPLQLERSAGISALTFLGHQNGNQNTGLWHADFYRGATADEMKSHLSAVCKQVGADLLKLENVPETWLGRDHPLVFKGATSSPSPVFARALPSDFGQLFNDTHSKSSRKNLLRKERHLQAAGNYTIAKATSPVDRQRGFDAFLEQRSVRTREAGIPNVFSAPPAKTFLSSVVGLDATGSAQDHGAHPLDLWYLETGDRIRATYLCAQHGKTLYAYSNSVAHDDMLPNSPGLVLIKEIIERACGDPTIDTLDLGLGEERYKTTWAEPVPLKDSLLAMTWKGALRMRLEAARLKAKTHVRNSSILWPLIRRLRKMKAGFSGNS; from the coding sequence GTGTCCTCAACAGACCTTGAATTGTCCATATTCACGAGGCTTAGCGAAGCACAGGCTGACTGGCAACAACTAAAGGATGTGCCGCACAGTAATCCATACCAGTCTCCTGGCTGGCTTTGCAGCTGGTTCGAGACAGTCGGCCAGAGCCTGAATTGCACGCCGGTGATCGTTGTCGGACGGTGTCGCAGTCAGGTGGTTTTTCTGCTGCCACTGCAACTTGAACGGTCTGCTGGAATCTCTGCGCTGACGTTTCTCGGCCACCAGAACGGCAACCAGAATACGGGCCTCTGGCATGCAGATTTCTATCGAGGAGCCACGGCAGACGAGATGAAAAGCCACCTGTCTGCCGTCTGCAAGCAGGTCGGTGCTGATCTCCTCAAGCTTGAAAACGTTCCGGAGACCTGGCTAGGGCGAGACCATCCGCTGGTTTTCAAAGGAGCGACATCAAGCCCGAGCCCTGTTTTCGCCCGCGCTCTGCCCTCCGATTTCGGACAGTTGTTCAACGACACACACAGCAAGTCCTCACGCAAGAACCTGCTTCGCAAGGAACGACATCTTCAGGCAGCCGGTAATTACACGATTGCCAAAGCCACCTCCCCTGTCGACAGGCAACGTGGCTTTGATGCCTTTCTTGAACAACGCTCTGTCAGGACAAGGGAAGCGGGCATTCCGAATGTTTTTTCGGCGCCCCCAGCGAAGACGTTCCTGTCCAGCGTGGTTGGACTGGATGCAACGGGCAGCGCGCAAGATCACGGCGCTCATCCCCTGGATCTCTGGTACCTGGAAACTGGAGACCGGATCAGGGCCACCTATCTGTGCGCCCAGCATGGCAAGACGCTTTATGCCTACAGCAACAGCGTTGCTCATGACGACATGCTGCCCAACAGTCCAGGGCTGGTCCTGATCAAGGAAATCATCGAACGGGCGTGCGGTGATCCGACCATCGACACACTGGACCTCGGCCTTGGCGAGGAACGCTACAAGACCACGTGGGCGGAACCAGTGCCTTTGAAGGACAGCCTTTTGGCGATGACCTGGAAAGGGGCTCTCCGCATGCGCCTGGAGGCCGCAAGGCTGAAAGCCAAAACCCACGTCCGCAATTCATCGATCCTGTGGCCGCTGATCCGGCGTTTGCGCAAGATGAAAGCTGGTTTTTCCGGCAACAGTTAG
- a CDS encoding exopolysaccharide transport family protein — MNAERQTHSEDDMALDLGGLLRTIGRSLGWLVPLTLFVTVVVFLGLQFVAPKYKGEARLIIESTDNLPGASRGQEEERALLDSEGVVSQVQLLKSADLARRVANKLNLAAIPEFDANDDGSLVNLLLSLVGFGNETEGNSEEERVLKHYYENLEIYRLEGSRVIAVDYTAESPVLAAKVANTIVDEYLSVQSSAKRQTTEQASAALEPQIVELRREVQAARQAVSDFRARADLLIGADNIPLNQQQLAETSTAYSDAQSSKAEAQAKADLIRELLNSGGSLETASDVLNSALIQRLRERQVEIQSNIAELSITLLPNHPQLKALQSQLGDYDRQIRSEARKILQGLENDAKVQDQRAKALGARLEELKTAAAKSNADQARLAELEREANAKAAQLDQLLLSFQEADSRLRAQVLPADARIISRASVPVEPDSPKIIASTIIAALVTFILGCAFVLMREFLNGNALYRMQDGSSEGPRVAPRMDERPQSGPQDTVRAENPGWGGGYGQTVASYRIDPGEWSKADTLRDTEPSVPETAASVDEPTEETVPEQTLEPQPQPQPQASEKTQRPKGRIGILSGKLRGRKMKTGYDHDVSPDWVGDMRGSNEAETEVPGAEVAPVPVVSASKTSRQAKREEQLKTTHADDVEAAGRVVVLSVDDEALSHELAFDLIRKAAGRGKSSLIMEVFPDQTNLKGAEGFSDIVAGTAPFAKVVYRDAGSKAHIIEAGRVEITDEMVNSERFKLALEAIKSTYETVVVDLGAIDGSLASARMLSFADRVLIAASAPDHGHELQSAANLLAHNTGAKVEVVISGGTGPGPRRNGDGHAA, encoded by the coding sequence ATGAATGCTGAGCGGCAGACACATTCCGAAGACGATATGGCGCTGGATCTGGGTGGTCTGTTGCGGACGATCGGCCGATCCCTGGGCTGGCTTGTTCCACTCACGCTCTTCGTCACCGTTGTCGTCTTTCTGGGGCTCCAGTTCGTAGCACCCAAATACAAGGGCGAAGCGCGCCTCATCATCGAGAGCACGGACAATCTGCCCGGTGCATCGCGAGGGCAGGAAGAAGAGCGAGCCCTGCTCGACAGCGAAGGTGTTGTTAGCCAGGTTCAACTGCTCAAGTCCGCTGATCTGGCGCGTCGTGTCGCGAACAAGCTCAACCTTGCTGCGATCCCGGAGTTCGATGCCAACGACGATGGCAGCCTCGTCAATCTCCTGCTGTCTCTGGTCGGGTTCGGAAACGAGACCGAAGGCAATAGCGAGGAAGAGCGGGTCCTCAAGCATTATTACGAGAACCTGGAAATCTACCGGCTGGAAGGATCCCGCGTGATCGCGGTGGACTACACCGCCGAAAGTCCGGTTCTGGCGGCCAAGGTCGCCAATACGATTGTTGATGAGTATCTGTCGGTTCAATCCAGCGCAAAACGGCAGACGACCGAGCAGGCCTCCGCGGCGCTGGAGCCTCAGATTGTCGAATTGCGCCGGGAAGTTCAGGCAGCCCGGCAGGCGGTATCGGATTTTCGCGCCCGGGCCGACCTTTTGATCGGCGCTGACAATATCCCGCTCAACCAGCAGCAACTTGCCGAAACGAGTACCGCTTACTCCGACGCCCAGTCCTCCAAGGCCGAGGCGCAGGCCAAAGCCGACCTCATTCGCGAGTTGCTGAATTCTGGCGGTTCTCTCGAGACTGCCAGCGATGTGCTGAATTCCGCACTCATTCAGCGTCTGCGGGAGCGTCAGGTCGAAATTCAGTCCAACATTGCCGAACTCTCAATCACACTGTTGCCCAACCACCCGCAACTGAAGGCGCTTCAATCTCAGCTTGGTGATTACGACCGGCAAATCCGATCGGAAGCACGCAAGATCCTGCAGGGACTGGAAAATGATGCGAAGGTGCAAGACCAGCGCGCAAAAGCACTTGGGGCACGCCTTGAGGAGCTGAAGACGGCTGCGGCAAAATCCAACGCCGATCAGGCAAGGCTCGCGGAACTGGAGCGCGAAGCCAATGCCAAGGCGGCGCAACTTGACCAGCTTCTGCTGAGTTTCCAGGAAGCTGATTCCCGCTTGCGTGCACAGGTTCTGCCTGCCGATGCCAGGATCATTTCCCGTGCCAGTGTGCCGGTAGAACCGGATTCGCCCAAAATCATTGCCAGCACCATCATTGCTGCGCTTGTCACCTTTATTCTCGGATGTGCCTTTGTGCTCATGCGCGAATTTCTGAACGGCAATGCGCTCTATCGGATGCAGGATGGTTCGTCCGAAGGGCCGCGCGTTGCACCGCGCATGGATGAGCGGCCGCAATCAGGTCCTCAGGATACCGTGCGGGCTGAAAACCCAGGCTGGGGCGGGGGCTACGGTCAGACCGTTGCCAGCTACAGGATCGATCCCGGCGAGTGGAGCAAAGCCGACACGCTTCGCGACACGGAACCAAGCGTCCCTGAAACAGCCGCTAGCGTTGATGAACCTACCGAAGAAACGGTTCCTGAGCAGACCCTGGAACCACAACCCCAACCCCAACCCCAGGCCTCGGAAAAGACACAGCGGCCAAAGGGACGCATCGGGATCCTGTCCGGCAAGCTTCGTGGTCGCAAAATGAAGACCGGTTACGATCACGATGTCAGCCCGGACTGGGTGGGGGACATGCGGGGTTCGAACGAAGCCGAAACAGAGGTTCCAGGCGCGGAAGTCGCTCCTGTTCCTGTGGTTTCAGCCAGCAAGACAAGCAGACAAGCAAAGCGGGAAGAGCAGCTCAAGACAACGCACGCGGACGATGTCGAAGCGGCGGGACGCGTTGTCGTTCTCAGCGTCGATGATGAGGCCCTGTCTCACGAGCTCGCTTTCGACCTGATCCGGAAGGCGGCCGGACGTGGCAAGTCTTCTCTCATCATGGAAGTCTTTCCCGATCAGACCAACCTGAAGGGGGCCGAAGGGTTCTCCGACATCGTCGCCGGAACGGCGCCTTTCGCCAAGGTGGTCTATCGCGATGCCGGATCAAAGGCGCATATCATTGAGGCCGGGCGGGTTGAGATCACGGACGAAATGGTGAACTCGGAACGTTTCAAGCTCGCTCTTGAGGCAATCAAGTCGACCTATGAAACCGTCGTTGTCGATCTTGGCGCCATCGATGGGTCACTGGCGAGTGCCCGTATGTTGAGTTTCGCGGACAGGGTATTGATTGCAGCATCGGCGCCAGACCACGGCCACGAACTGCAAAGTGCGGCCAACCTTCTGGCACATAACACCGGCGCGAAGGTCGAAGTCGTGATTTCTGGTGGAACCGGACCGGGGCCGCGCAGAAACGGTGACGGGCACGCCGCCTGA
- a CDS encoding polysaccharide deacetylase family protein → MRHKTVTRAFSVLKGTGLGRMLAPFTQGCGAVFMMHHVRSARSDAFQPNRHLEITPEFLKLAVERIRANGYEIISMDEAVDLLKSGYGHRRYAVLTFDDGYRDNLSVAYPILKELEAPFTVFVTTGLIDRTSELWWLALEKIIADNDEVVFTAAGNSAGIPCRTLVEKNACFEKIVDHLTLEVGEGDQRKIIRALAERYGVDLKALADRQMMTWDETRQLAGDPLVTIGAHTHDHFAMARLNADAACEDVTRGLERLEKELGRRPKHFAYPYGKSHAVTPRDADILREIGFASSVTTLPGVLQSVNARDPMMLPRVSLNGRFQDPAVVDQYLTGAPFALYRVARWAANGFGVRSGFSRLFPSTR, encoded by the coding sequence ATGCGGCACAAGACGGTAACACGCGCATTCAGTGTACTTAAGGGAACGGGGCTTGGCCGTATGCTGGCACCGTTTACCCAGGGCTGTGGTGCCGTGTTTATGATGCACCATGTCCGGTCGGCCCGCTCCGATGCTTTCCAGCCGAACCGTCACCTGGAAATCACGCCCGAATTTCTGAAGCTCGCGGTCGAGCGGATTAGGGCAAACGGCTATGAAATCATATCGATGGATGAAGCCGTCGACCTGCTCAAGTCCGGTTACGGGCACCGCCGTTATGCAGTGCTGACCTTCGATGACGGGTACCGGGACAATCTGTCTGTCGCCTATCCGATTCTGAAGGAACTGGAAGCTCCTTTCACCGTGTTCGTCACAACCGGGCTGATCGACCGGACCAGCGAACTGTGGTGGCTGGCCCTTGAGAAGATCATCGCAGACAACGATGAAGTGGTCTTTACTGCGGCAGGCAATTCAGCCGGCATCCCGTGCAGAACACTTGTAGAAAAAAACGCGTGTTTCGAAAAGATCGTCGATCATCTGACACTGGAGGTCGGCGAAGGAGATCAGCGCAAGATCATCCGGGCGCTTGCTGAAAGATACGGCGTCGACCTTAAAGCCCTGGCGGACCGGCAGATGATGACGTGGGACGAGACCCGCCAACTGGCTGGTGATCCGCTGGTTACCATCGGTGCCCACACCCACGATCATTTTGCCATGGCGCGGTTGAACGCAGATGCCGCCTGTGAAGATGTGACCAGGGGCCTTGAGCGGCTGGAGAAAGAACTCGGCCGCAGGCCGAAGCACTTTGCCTATCCGTATGGAAAATCACACGCGGTTACACCGCGCGATGCGGATATCTTGCGGGAGATCGGCTTCGCCTCGTCTGTGACGACGCTTCCCGGTGTGCTTCAATCCGTCAACGCGCGCGACCCGATGATGCTGCCACGCGTCTCCCTGAACGGCCGGTTTCAAGACCCGGCTGTTGTCGACCAGTATCTGACGGGGGCGCCCTTTGCGCTTTACCGGGTTGCCCGGTGGGCCGCCAACGGGTTTGGTGTCAGGTCCGGCTTTTCCCGCCTCTTTCCATCCACCAGATAA
- a CDS encoding DUF2842 domain-containing protein: MVPSFRKFIGMVLLVVFVVVYALTAMVIGDLTLQQSSNLIRFIYFGIAGLAWVIPAGAIIWWMERGGKSRT; encoded by the coding sequence ATGGTTCCCTCGTTTCGCAAGTTTATCGGCATGGTGCTGCTGGTTGTTTTTGTGGTGGTCTACGCCCTCACCGCGATGGTGATCGGCGACCTGACATTGCAGCAGTCCTCGAACCTGATCCGCTTCATCTACTTCGGCATCGCAGGTCTGGCCTGGGTCATCCCGGCAGGCGCGATTATCTGGTGGATGGAAAGAGGCGGGAAAAGCCGGACCTGA
- a CDS encoding COX15/CtaA family protein: MIAIAEGVKNEQMLPAKLQRLRQNRALIRWWLYFVCALILAMVVVGGATRLTESGLSITEWKPIHGVIPPLSEAEWEEELEKYRQIPEYQLINKGMSLDEFKFIFWWEWAHRLLGRFIGVAFFVPMVAFWATGRIEPWLKPRLLVGLALGGLQGFVGWWMVASGLVDRVDVSQYRLATHLTLALFIFAYLFWIARRLSPLPEPEIQEQERLAGLGKLVLFLVFVQMFLGGLVAGLNAGLTFNTWPLMDGQFIPRGMLAIQPIWLNFFENVMTVQFQHRMTAYVLVFTGVALAWSTFRVSRRKELRRAGAHVGGFLLLQAIFGILTLLWHVPLSIALVHQGFAVIVLAAAVDYVAMLKGPFAIRN, encoded by the coding sequence ATGATTGCGATTGCAGAAGGTGTGAAGAACGAACAGATGCTTCCGGCCAAATTGCAGAGATTGCGACAGAACAGGGCCCTGATCCGATGGTGGCTCTACTTCGTTTGTGCGCTGATCCTGGCCATGGTCGTCGTCGGCGGAGCGACGCGTCTGACCGAATCCGGGCTGTCTATCACCGAGTGGAAACCCATCCACGGCGTCATTCCCCCGCTCAGCGAAGCCGAGTGGGAAGAGGAGCTGGAAAAATATCGCCAGATCCCGGAATATCAGCTCATCAACAAAGGCATGAGCCTTGACGAGTTCAAGTTCATCTTCTGGTGGGAATGGGCGCACCGGCTGCTGGGGCGCTTCATTGGTGTTGCGTTTTTTGTTCCCATGGTGGCGTTCTGGGCAACCGGCAGGATAGAGCCCTGGCTGAAGCCGAGATTGCTTGTCGGCCTGGCACTTGGCGGTTTGCAGGGCTTTGTCGGCTGGTGGATGGTGGCTTCCGGTCTGGTGGACCGGGTGGATGTCAGTCAGTACCGGCTGGCCACACACCTGACGCTCGCACTTTTCATTTTTGCCTATCTTTTCTGGATTGCCCGGCGGCTGAGCCCCTTGCCCGAACCCGAAATTCAGGAGCAGGAGCGGCTCGCAGGGCTGGGCAAGCTGGTTCTTTTCCTTGTCTTTGTTCAGATGTTCCTGGGAGGTCTCGTCGCCGGCCTGAACGCCGGCTTGACCTTCAACACATGGCCACTCATGGATGGCCAGTTCATTCCGCGCGGCATGCTTGCCATCCAGCCTATCTGGCTGAATTTCTTTGAAAACGTGATGACGGTTCAATTCCAGCATCGCATGACGGCCTACGTGCTGGTGTTCACCGGTGTGGCGCTGGCCTGGAGTACCTTCCGCGTGAGCCGGCGCAAGGAGCTGCGCCGGGCAGGCGCCCATGTTGGGGGCTTCCTGTTGCTGCAGGCGATCTTCGGTATCCTGACGTTGCTGTGGCACGTTCCGCTGTCCATCGCTCTGGTGCATCAGGGGTTCGCGGTTATCGTCCTGGCGGCTGCGGTTGACTATGTGGCCATGCTGAAAGGGCCTTTCGCCATTCGCAACTAG
- a CDS encoding undecaprenyl-phosphate glucose phosphotransferase, giving the protein MNTPVFKPSGAVEPKPVAGGTSALGHRLEKHFRHTVHGATGQSNVEVLSAANTSLSADAFEIAQGLGGKGVSVTVLTGMVRLTDVLLIAGTALFAVFTSPEAAGFGLGNLFVTGAAILFALAFFQAADVYQVPVMRQGLSQIGRVAAGWTLVFAMFALLRTTTGIGTELSDAWIGAWFAISLTGLCLSRFIVYRLVRHWMKSGRLERRAIIVGGGTAAQELIHDLEAQPDNDIRICGIFDDRNNERSPPVVAGYPKLGNISALVEFARLARIDMLIVCIPLRAEQRVLELLKKLWVLPVDIRLSAHTDKVRFRNRGSSFIGTVPFVDVVEKPIADWDMVAKRIFDLVFASLAIITLLPVMIAAAIAVKLDSKGPILFRQKRYGFNNEIIEVLKFRSMYTEMADPDAKKVVTKGDPRVTRVGRFIRKTSIDELPQLFNVLGGSLSLVGPRPHAVNAHTNNKTWDDVVDGYFARHKVKPGVTGYAQINGWRGEVDTPEKIQKRVECDVYYIENWSILFDLKILIQTPFRLLNTENAY; this is encoded by the coding sequence ATGAATACCCCAGTTTTTAAACCCTCTGGTGCGGTCGAACCGAAGCCTGTTGCGGGCGGGACATCCGCTTTGGGGCACAGATTGGAAAAGCATTTCAGACATACCGTTCATGGCGCGACGGGCCAAAGCAACGTCGAGGTTCTGTCCGCCGCCAACACCAGCCTTTCGGCCGACGCCTTTGAAATTGCTCAAGGCTTAGGCGGCAAAGGCGTTTCCGTTACCGTTCTCACCGGTATGGTGCGTCTCACGGATGTACTTCTGATCGCTGGCACGGCCCTGTTCGCAGTCTTTACCAGTCCCGAAGCGGCTGGTTTCGGACTTGGCAACCTGTTTGTCACTGGCGCCGCCATCCTGTTTGCGCTCGCCTTTTTCCAGGCCGCAGACGTCTATCAGGTTCCGGTCATGCGCCAGGGTCTGTCGCAGATCGGACGCGTTGCCGCCGGCTGGACGCTCGTGTTCGCCATGTTCGCGCTTCTGCGCACTACAACAGGCATCGGCACGGAACTGTCAGATGCCTGGATCGGCGCCTGGTTCGCGATAAGCCTGACCGGCCTTTGCCTGTCACGCTTCATTGTCTATCGGCTGGTGCGTCACTGGATGAAGTCCGGTCGCCTGGAACGGCGCGCGATCATCGTCGGCGGCGGCACGGCCGCCCAGGAACTGATCCACGACCTGGAAGCCCAACCGGACAACGACATCCGCATTTGCGGTATCTTCGATGACCGGAACAACGAACGTTCGCCGCCAGTGGTAGCCGGCTATCCGAAGCTCGGCAACATCAGCGCGCTGGTCGAATTCGCCCGTCTGGCACGCATCGACATGCTCATTGTGTGCATTCCCTTGCGCGCAGAGCAAAGGGTGCTGGAGCTTTTGAAAAAACTCTGGGTTCTGCCGGTCGACATCCGGCTTTCTGCCCACACCGACAAGGTTCGCTTTCGTAACCGCGGATCGAGCTTCATCGGTACGGTCCCATTTGTCGACGTGGTCGAAAAGCCGATAGCCGATTGGGACATGGTGGCCAAGCGGATCTTTGATCTTGTCTTCGCTTCGCTCGCCATCATCACGCTGCTGCCGGTCATGATCGCCGCTGCCATCGCCGTGAAGCTGGACAGCAAGGGGCCGATCCTGTTCAGGCAGAAACGCTACGGCTTCAACAACGAGATCATCGAAGTTCTGAAATTCCGGTCCATGTACACGGAAATGGCCGATCCGGACGCCAAGAAGGTGGTGACCAAGGGCGATCCCCGCGTGACCAGGGTCGGACGCTTCATCCGCAAGACTTCGATCGATGAGTTACCGCAGCTTTTCAACGTTCTCGGCGGCAGCCTGTCACTCGTCGGGCCCCGCCCGCATGCTGTCAACGCCCATACCAACAACAAGACCTGGGACGACGTCGTTGACGGTTACTTCGCTCGGCACAAGGTCAAGCCGGGCGTGACCGGCTATGCGCAGATCAACGGCTGGCGCGGTGAAGTCGATACACCGGAAAAGATCCAGAAGCGCGTGGAGTGCGATGTCTACTACATCGAGAACTGGTCGATCCTGTTCGACCTGAAAATCCTGATCCAGACGCCCTTCCGGTTGCTCAATACGGAGAACGCCTATTGA